One Chelonoidis abingdonii isolate Lonesome George chromosome 18, CheloAbing_2.0, whole genome shotgun sequence genomic region harbors:
- the BTG4 gene encoding protein BTG4, with translation MEFDNLGLPQRITHEGLIQFDVGCRYGEKNLPFTVVHFEGAQEDRELSQRISHAVDRATSDSHSGTSSDEEGYTKKAKAIPTVSNPNSVYQFSDYCKLPIQPWSRYPRKKTYATSGLHQASVYYAQHKGFKCYWPMAAFSGPRMDRYHWVNTNR, from the exons ATGGAGTTTGATAACCTTGGCTTGCCACAGAGGATCACCCATGAGGGCTTGATCCAGTTTGATGTTGGCTGCAG GTATGGAGAGAAGAATCTGCCTTTCACAGTCGTTCACTTTGAAGGTGCTCAGGAGGACCGAGAACTCTCTCAACGCATCAGCCATGCTGTTGACAGAGCAACCTCAGATTCTCATTCTGGCACCTCCTCAGATGAGGAGGGTTATACTAAGAAAGCTAAAGCTATCCCTACTGTCAGCAACCCTAACAGTGTCTATCAG TTCAGTGACTACTGCAAGCTGCCTATTCAGCCATGGTCTCGGTATCCGCGGAAGAAGACCTACGCAACCAGTGGACTTCATCAGGCAAGTGTTTACTATGCCCAGCACAAGGGCTTCAAATGCTACTGGCCAATGGCTGCTTTTTCTGGACCTCGTATGGACCGATATCATTGGGTGAACACCAACCGATAG